Proteins encoded by one window of Esox lucius isolate fEsoLuc1 unplaced genomic scaffold, fEsoLuc1.pri scaffold_64_arrow_ctg1, whole genome shotgun sequence:
- the LOC117594230 gene encoding uncharacterized protein LOC117594230, whose amino-acid sequence MDTITIAVRWCCVPQAHINFVTDGITKWYMSRWIYKHSKTKNQTIICVQVEFKRVSAYIQQLLSVMKALWVEPGRGSMDWEALDTLLDDTPLVPVSTNKYSVTHTTMRPGDSFYYHVCNTVELVKGRAWILRRELMTILKLHSKHEPHSVTLLVPGTATRMIHVRCTEPQRIYELFKKYGLTCSNVWDSRTSLSATAPCTALCDLNMTTVNVNRIAENDALGQEPEVSNFYHNMKCIRIQAKRDALKHRPYNCHQPVLTEPARMRLSPTAYQLPCTTTIEWPNWEMSSSPKVGSYRLSSIQIQRSGLGIDMCWNWNQTTT is encoded by the exons ATGGATACCATAACAATAGCTGTGAGATGGTGCTGTGTCCCACAGGCACACATCAACTTTGTGACCGATGGAATCACAAAGTGGTATATGAGCAGATGGATATACAAACATTCTAAAACCAAAAATCAGACAATCATTTGTGTCCAAGTAGAATTTAAAAGAGTCTCTGCGTATATTCAACAGCTCCTAAGTGTGATGAAAGCTCTATGGGTGGAACCGGGACGTGGCTCAATGGACTGGGAAGCATTGGATACACTGCTGGATGACACACCTCTAGTGCCTGTCAGCACCAACAAATACAGTGTCACGCACACCACCATGAGACCAGGGGACAGCTTTTATTACCATGTGTGTAACACGGTGGAATTAGTAAAAGGGCGCGCGTGGATACTCAGGAGGGAACTGATGACCATACTTAAGCTGCACAGCAAACAT GAACCTCACAGTGTTACGCTGTTAGTGCCCGGGACCGCAACAAGGATGATACATGTGCGATGCACCGAGCCCCAGCGAATATACGAGCTGTTCAAGAAGTATGGCCTGACATGCTCCAATGTCTGGGATTCCAGAACCTCCCTGTCTGCCACGGCTCCTTGTACAGCACTGTGTGACCTCAACATGACCACAGTTAATGTGAACAGGATCGCGGAGAATGATGCCTTGGGCCAGGAACCTGAGGTGTCCAATTTCTACCACAACATGAAATGCATCCGAATACAAGCAAAGCGAGACGCGCTGAAACACAGACCCTACAACTGCCATCAGCCAGTGTTGACGGAACCTGCTCGAATGAGACTCAGCCCGACTGCATATCAGTTGCCCTGTACTACTACGATCGAATGGCCAAACTGGGAGATGTCATCAAGTCCGAAGGTCGGTTCGTACCGTCTGTCCAGTATTCAAATCCAGAGGAGTGGTCTGGGGATAGATATGTGTTGGAACTGGAACCAGACAACAACGTGA